The Streptococcus downei MFe28 DNA window CCCTTGGACCTATCCCTTCTTAGCAAGGGATAAGGACTTTACTGCCGCTTCGCTGGTATGTGATGGACTAAATGCCAAAGCATTAAATCCATCATCACAAATCAGCCACTACGTCAATGTATCTAATGTTGAAAAAGTAACGAGGCTAGGACTTTTTGTCCCAACCTCGTCTTTTTGGTTCTATAAATTTTAACTCAGTATTAAATCTCTAAACTAGGTGGCGCTGGAAGGCGTCGTTGGAGATGCCTTGGGCCAGGATTAATTTTGCCCATTCCTTAGCTGAGTGGAGGCTGTGATCCTTGTAGTTACCACAGGATTCAATGGTAGTTCCAGGAACATCTTCCCAGCTAATCGAATCGGCGATTTCTTGGAGACTGTCCTTGACCACCTTGGCAATTTCAGTGGCGCTTTGTTGGCCCCAGAAAATCATGTGAAAACCAGTCCGGCAACCAAAGGGCGAGCAGTCAATGAGTCCGTCCATGCGTTTGCGGATTAACTTGGCCAGAAGGTGCTCAATGGTGTGGAGTCCGGCTGTATCAATGGAATTTTGGTTGGGTTGGATGAGACGAAGGTCAAAGTTGGTAATGACATCACCTTTGGGACCAAATTCTTCTGAGATGAGACGGACATAGGGAGCCTTGACCGCTGTATGGTCAAGCTCAAAACTTTCAACAACAACATCTTTATCTTTGGACATGAGACTACCTCGATTCTATAGTAATTCTGCCTTCATCATACCACAAATAAGAGAGACTGGCCGAGTGAAAAATTAGGATGATTTTGCCTCTTCTTGTAATAAGGGGAATTTCTTGTTAGGGAAAGCTCATCTAAAATTTGTAATGGGGGAGCTAGACTGGTCCTTAGAGGCTCTTGTTTTATCCCTGATTGCTCCACTCTCGAGGATATTCTTCTTTCGTGAAATATAATTGAGATATTCTGACAATTATGTTAGACTTAAAGTTAGTTTTTGAATAAAAACGACAATAGATTTGAGGTGAAACATGCTAAATATTATTTTAGCGATTGTTGCTATCCTCATTGGTTTAGGTATTGGTTATGGAGCTATGGTTGCCAAGACAAAGGCTGACCGTGAAGCTGCAGAACTAGCTCTTTTAAATGCTCAACAAGAAGCAGTCACCATTCGTGAGAAGGCCCAAGATGATGCTGGTCATATTAAAAAGGCAGCAGAATTAGATATGAAGGCCGAACGCAAGGAATTGCTTCTGGAAGCCAAGGAAGATGCCAGAAAATATCGTGAAGAAGTTGATAAAGAATTTAAGTCT harbors:
- a CDS encoding S-ribosylhomocysteine lyase is translated as MSKDKDVVVESFELDHTAVKAPYVRLISEEFGPKGDVITNFDLRLIQPNQNSIDTAGLHTIEHLLAKLIRKRMDGLIDCSPFGCRTGFHMIFWGQQSATEIAKVVKDSLQEIADSISWEDVPGTTIESCGNYKDHSLHSAKEWAKLILAQGISNDAFQRHLV